From a region of the Neobacillus niacini genome:
- a CDS encoding fibronectin type III domain-containing protein has protein sequence MKIFKVSIYILLVFLLLLSQVGATALANKPSSENDLPAPVNLKIPNLAIDEDSITLVWEKPEEYQDITDFNVYMNGKKIGSALKDNHGPAKAYIDNFYKNIDKDDFHVDILIHNFMVENLKPNKSYEFYVTSVNAEGIESAPSNKVVGKTTAVPEIFNIVDFGATPDDGTKDTKAIQAAIDAAAPGAKVLIPEGKFISGEIWLKSDMTLQVDGYLLGSADAEDYSMNFWLYDYSTDERSYSLINAHTYDYGSLKNIRIVGNGIIDGNGWKYDKSHPTIDELGNELPRLVAGNNTKVTGDVKVENGKMSPLNPDAESTFGILAANQSYAAQVMGMDEKSSYSGRSNLITVRGVDGMYYEGITQLNPANHGIVNLHSKNIVVNGTISKTYDGNNADGYEFGDSQNIMVFNNFVDTGDDAINFASGMGQAAADKEPTGNAWIFNNYIREGHGGVVTGSHTGSWIQDFVVEDNIMYKTDVGLRSKTNTPMGGGARNILFRDNALEGIDGDGPFVFTSAYTDANASILYEPAQKISQFRDMEIVNTTVRNQGGSKKQSILVSGNDDVGEVYHENITFRNVKFDNVYSVNMDYAKDFRFINVAFTNVKDNGGNPWRIKNSTGLVFEDTTQAPENAIQKPEWSETATVQANTSSDGKSVTLTWDKATDNIAVSGYTIYIDGEKLGSNYTTTTNSSYTVKGLSPDKEYTFKVEAADAIGNRTSNGPEITIKTPGTADVAPPSLPENTEISEPSTKIPANVTFGGKVADVVYPGFTWATVAWNAASDDVGIAGYNVYANGKLHGFAKSSKYTLTNLQPGTNYEIEVEAVDLAGNKKLYDRSKKIETAVPYAIGAPSFDGGLTAAIGKDGTSVSLSWNKAAAVNQDVIGYRVYVDGQPIKPEGVEFTPINAEMTTAETNYTVTGLKQGKKYTFKVEAVGRGIKYSKRERLSDVIPNGLVKVDGYRWSGNGPSETVHLIPGKAVSEEAKDK, from the coding sequence TTGAAAATTTTTAAGGTTAGTATTTATATTTTACTCGTATTTTTACTGCTACTCAGTCAAGTTGGTGCAACAGCTTTAGCAAACAAACCATCTTCTGAAAATGACCTGCCTGCTCCAGTAAACCTAAAGATACCCAATCTTGCTATAGACGAGGACAGTATAACCCTTGTTTGGGAAAAACCTGAAGAGTATCAGGATATTACAGATTTCAATGTCTATATGAATGGAAAGAAAATTGGCAGCGCTTTAAAAGATAATCACGGCCCTGCAAAAGCATATATCGATAATTTCTATAAAAATATTGATAAGGATGATTTCCATGTTGATATTCTTATTCATAATTTCATGGTGGAAAATCTTAAACCAAACAAATCCTATGAATTTTATGTTACCTCGGTAAATGCTGAAGGAATCGAATCAGCTCCTTCCAATAAAGTTGTTGGGAAAACAACAGCAGTACCGGAAATTTTCAATATTGTTGATTTTGGTGCAACACCTGATGATGGAACAAAAGATACAAAAGCCATTCAAGCAGCAATTGATGCTGCTGCACCAGGGGCGAAGGTACTAATACCGGAAGGAAAATTTATCTCTGGAGAAATATGGCTTAAGTCCGATATGACGCTGCAAGTAGATGGATATTTACTTGGGTCAGCAGATGCGGAAGATTACAGCATGAATTTTTGGCTGTATGATTACTCGACCGATGAGCGTTCTTACTCCCTAATCAATGCTCATACCTACGATTACGGCAGTCTAAAGAATATTAGAATAGTAGGAAACGGGATCATTGATGGTAACGGATGGAAATATGATAAAAGCCATCCAACGATTGATGAACTTGGCAATGAGCTTCCTCGTCTAGTTGCAGGTAATAACACTAAAGTTACAGGGGATGTAAAAGTAGAAAATGGAAAAATGAGCCCTTTAAATCCTGATGCGGAGAGTACTTTTGGAATACTGGCTGCAAATCAGTCTTACGCTGCCCAAGTGATGGGGATGGATGAAAAATCTTCTTATTCCGGACGATCCAATCTAATTACAGTCCGCGGGGTGGACGGTATGTATTATGAAGGCATTACCCAGCTTAATCCAGCTAATCACGGGATTGTGAACCTTCATAGTAAAAACATTGTTGTAAATGGCACCATTTCCAAAACATACGACGGAAATAATGCCGATGGATATGAGTTCGGTGATTCTCAAAACATTATGGTCTTCAATAACTTCGTAGATACTGGAGATGATGCGATTAACTTTGCTTCTGGAATGGGCCAGGCGGCTGCGGACAAAGAACCAACGGGAAATGCATGGATTTTTAATAATTATATTCGTGAAGGTCACGGTGGAGTAGTAACAGGTAGTCATACTGGAAGTTGGATACAAGATTTTGTTGTAGAAGATAACATTATGTATAAAACGGATGTTGGCTTACGTAGTAAAACGAATACACCTATGGGCGGCGGAGCAAGAAACATCCTGTTCAGAGATAATGCGTTAGAGGGAATAGATGGAGATGGTCCTTTTGTTTTCACTTCTGCTTATACAGATGCGAATGCTTCTATTCTTTATGAACCTGCACAAAAAATATCCCAATTTAGAGATATGGAGATCGTCAATACAACCGTACGCAACCAAGGCGGCAGTAAGAAACAATCGATCCTAGTGAGTGGTAATGATGATGTAGGGGAAGTCTACCACGAAAATATTACCTTCAGGAATGTAAAATTTGATAATGTCTATTCTGTAAATATGGATTACGCGAAGGATTTTAGATTCATTAATGTAGCTTTTACAAACGTCAAAGATAATGGTGGAAATCCATGGAGAATCAAAAACTCAACAGGGCTAGTGTTTGAAGATACAACACAAGCTCCTGAAAATGCTATCCAAAAACCGGAATGGTCAGAAACTGCGACAGTCCAAGCAAACACTTCATCAGATGGAAAGAGTGTGACCTTAACTTGGGATAAAGCGACAGATAATATTGCTGTTTCAGGGTACACAATATATATAGACGGAGAAAAGTTAGGTTCCAACTATACGACAACAACCAATTCAAGCTATACCGTTAAGGGATTATCTCCAGATAAAGAATACACGTTTAAGGTTGAAGCCGCAGATGCAATTGGGAATCGTACTTCTAATGGTCCTGAAATTACAATAAAAACTCCTGGTACAGCGGATGTAGCACCGCCATCGCTTCCTGAAAATACTGAAATTTCAGAACCCTCTACTAAAATACCTGCAAATGTTACCTTTGGTGGAAAAGTAGCTGATGTCGTTTATCCTGGCTTCACTTGGGCGACTGTTGCTTGGAACGCTGCGAGTGACGATGTAGGGATTGCAGGATATAACGTTTATGCTAACGGCAAGTTACATGGATTTGCTAAATCTAGTAAATACACACTTACAAATCTTCAGCCGGGTACAAACTATGAGATTGAAGTGGAAGCAGTCGACCTAGCAGGAAACAAGAAACTTTATGACCGTTCAAAGAAAATCGAAACGGCTGTTCCATATGCAATCGGGGCTCCATCCTTTGATGGCGGGTTGACGGCTGCGATTGGAAAGGATGGAACGAGCGTTTCCCTTTCTTGGAACAAGGCTGCTGCTGTTAACCAAGATGTTATAGGGTACCGTGTATATGTTGATGGGCAGCCGATTAAGCCTGAAGGGGTTGAATTTACTCCAATTAATGCGGAAATGACAACTGCTGAAACGAATTACACCGTAACGGGCCTTAAACAAGGCAAAAAGTATACGTTTAAAGTGGAAGCTGTTGGACGTGGAATCAAATATTCCAAACGAGAAAGACTCTCAGATGTTATTCCAAACGGTCTTGTAAAAGTTGACGGGTATCGCTGGAGTGGCAATGGACCGAGTGAAACGGTTCATCTAATTCCTGGTAAAGCAGTTAGTGAAGAAGCAAAAGATAAGTAA
- a CDS encoding glycoside hydrolase family 43 protein, which produces MYQTKITNPILPGFNPDPYILKVEDTYYIAVSSFEWLPGVRIYQSKDLVNWEHETDILSNQVDLRGNPQNGSIWAPQLSYSEGLFFLVYTDVKSTKRPFKDSHNYLIFAPSINGPWSPPVYLNSSGFDPSLFHDRDGRKWLLNEIWDYRIETGNKSVGVVLQEYDPVNHLLTGPVYKIFDGTELAKTEAPHIYRHNDYYYLITAEGGTGSGHSVTVCRAKEITGPYELDPHYPMLTASDKPESPLQCSGHGSIVQTPLGNWYMVYLCTRPLMGKAAILGRETAIQEVYWTEDGWLRLVDGGNGPLAETEIITAEPVVQRKDTNFRDDFTGVLDKEWNSLRILADDSWCDLTSREGYLRVISGDSIQSLFEHHILAIRQKDFQFHAFTKIDYTPKTYNQMAGLLLYLNDSNYLYAYLTYDEEKGRALRLMKCRDGEFSLTPDIIPTEDGQVELKIEVNGPVGNYYYRMAGDNLWHGIGESQDLLFLAGGFTGNFVGIAVHDMDRKAGSYADFDFFEYRGLDSL; this is translated from the coding sequence ATGTATCAAACAAAAATTACAAATCCGATTTTACCAGGATTTAATCCAGATCCCTATATTTTAAAGGTAGAAGATACGTATTATATTGCGGTATCGTCCTTCGAATGGCTGCCGGGTGTTCGTATTTATCAATCAAAGGATTTAGTAAATTGGGAACATGAAACAGATATTCTATCGAATCAAGTCGATTTACGCGGCAATCCACAAAACGGAAGTATTTGGGCGCCGCAGCTTAGTTACTCTGAAGGTTTATTTTTTCTTGTCTATACCGATGTAAAAAGTACAAAACGACCATTTAAAGACAGCCATAATTATTTAATTTTTGCACCAAGTATTAATGGTCCATGGTCACCGCCTGTGTACTTAAATAGCAGCGGCTTTGATCCGTCTTTATTCCATGATCGTGACGGACGTAAGTGGCTGTTAAATGAAATTTGGGATTATCGAATAGAAACAGGCAATAAATCAGTAGGAGTTGTCCTTCAAGAATACGATCCGGTAAATCACCTGTTAACAGGACCTGTCTATAAAATATTTGACGGTACAGAATTAGCAAAAACAGAAGCACCACATATTTACCGACATAATGATTATTACTATTTAATTACCGCAGAAGGTGGGACAGGTTCCGGTCATTCGGTTACGGTTTGTCGCGCTAAAGAGATTACGGGACCATATGAATTGGATCCACACTATCCGATGTTGACCGCTAGTGATAAACCCGAATCACCTTTACAATGTTCAGGTCACGGCAGTATTGTTCAAACCCCTCTGGGCAACTGGTATATGGTCTATTTATGCACGCGTCCATTAATGGGGAAAGCAGCGATTTTAGGACGTGAAACGGCTATTCAAGAAGTTTATTGGACAGAAGATGGCTGGCTGCGATTAGTGGATGGCGGCAATGGCCCATTAGCAGAAACAGAAATCATTACGGCAGAGCCGGTTGTACAGAGGAAGGATACAAACTTTCGTGATGATTTTACTGGTGTTCTCGATAAAGAGTGGAACAGCCTGCGTATTTTGGCGGATGATTCTTGGTGTGATTTAACAAGTAGAGAAGGATATTTACGTGTAATATCTGGTGATTCCATTCAATCCTTATTTGAACATCATATATTGGCTATTCGCCAAAAAGATTTCCAGTTTCATGCATTTACGAAAATAGACTATACCCCTAAAACTTATAATCAAATGGCTGGATTGCTGCTGTACTTAAATGATAGTAATTATCTTTATGCCTATTTGACTTATGATGAGGAAAAAGGCCGTGCCCTTCGATTGATGAAGTGCAGAGATGGTGAATTTTCACTAACTCCTGACATAATTCCAACAGAAGATGGTCAAGTAGAGTTAAAGATTGAAGTCAACGGACCAGTTGGAAATTATTATTATAGAATGGCTGGAGACAATCTTTGGCACGGAATTGGAGAATCTCAAGATTTGTTATTCTTGGCTGGAGGATTTACCGGTAACTTTGTAGGAATTGCTGTTCATGATATGGACCGTAAAGCCGGTTCTTATGCTGATTTTGATTTCTTTGAATATCGTGGACTTGATTCACTGTAA
- a CDS encoding DUF4064 domain-containing protein has protein sequence MKRKWEVIIGIAGVILCMIFLGGFSLTITSMEESTYQTTVFPILQEGVSKEYVSESFEAVKALAIWFGVTLLIVAIFVALAILSIWRNKYPKRGAVLFIFAGLATLIGTQFIAFPIAFLFFTTAGLCLLRKIKDKEGVENVSNKNYKSDFTRI, from the coding sequence ATGAAGCGAAAATGGGAAGTGATAATTGGAATAGCAGGTGTGATACTTTGTATGATTTTCTTAGGCGGGTTTTCATTGACGATAACTTCTATGGAGGAAAGTACTTATCAGACAACCGTTTTTCCTATCTTGCAGGAGGGTGTTTCTAAAGAGTACGTTTCAGAGAGTTTTGAAGCGGTGAAAGCGTTAGCTATATGGTTTGGTGTCACCCTGTTAATCGTAGCTATATTTGTTGCTCTGGCTATTCTATCGATTTGGAGAAATAAATATCCGAAAAGGGGAGCAGTACTGTTTATTTTTGCCGGTTTAGCAACTTTAATTGGGACCCAGTTTATTGCTTTTCCCATTGCTTTTCTCTTTTTTACAACAGCAGGCTTATGCCTCCTTAGAAAAATAAAGGACAAAGAAGGAGTAGAAAATGTATCAAACAAAAATTACAAATCCGATTTTACCAGGATTTAA
- a CDS encoding pectinesterase family protein, with protein sequence MENILKETPLNFLKSLVVGRNEICDFSSIQEALDSCCDENGPVKITVLSGEYYETISLYQSNITLIGIGSVKVIGNRYALQKDEHLREIGTFQTATLFINGENISLENIEIINNAGPGEKVGQAVALYSEGNNVTFKNCSFKGYQDTVCLGPLPEVQKNGQPFSTPEIRTKFAENKSLFINCYIEGTVDFIFGGGEAVFQGSEIKSLKRPNNSEGYVTAASTSISKKGFYFYQCFITADADVKNVFLGRPWRPYAKTTFANCIIGSHIHPDRWDDWGNKANRITVNYKEFNNQYSDQGDMNPIDWIDFIQLD encoded by the coding sequence ATGGAAAACATTCTTAAAGAAACACCTTTAAACTTTCTTAAAAGTCTAGTCGTTGGAAGAAATGAAATCTGTGATTTTTCTAGTATCCAAGAGGCTCTAGATAGTTGTTGTGATGAAAATGGACCGGTAAAAATAACGGTTTTAAGTGGAGAGTATTATGAAACTATTTCCTTATATCAATCTAACATTACATTGATAGGAATTGGCTCAGTTAAGGTGATTGGAAATCGATACGCGTTACAAAAAGATGAACATCTGCGAGAAATAGGTACCTTTCAGACGGCGACTCTGTTTATCAATGGTGAAAATATTAGTTTAGAAAATATCGAGATTATTAATAATGCAGGACCAGGAGAAAAGGTGGGTCAGGCGGTTGCTTTATACAGTGAAGGAAACAACGTAACCTTTAAAAACTGTTCCTTTAAAGGCTATCAGGACACTGTTTGTTTAGGACCGCTGCCAGAAGTTCAAAAAAATGGCCAGCCTTTTTCTACTCCTGAAATAAGAACCAAATTTGCAGAAAACAAGAGTCTTTTTATTAATTGCTATATAGAAGGAACCGTCGATTTTATTTTTGGTGGTGGTGAAGCAGTGTTTCAGGGTAGTGAAATTAAGTCATTGAAAAGACCAAACAACAGTGAAGGCTACGTTACAGCTGCTTCCACTTCAATAAGTAAAAAAGGCTTTTATTTCTATCAATGTTTTATTACTGCAGACGCAGATGTTAAAAATGTCTTTTTAGGAAGACCGTGGCGCCCCTATGCGAAAACTACATTTGCTAACTGTATAATTGGTTCACACATCCATCCAGATAGATGGGATGATTGGGGAAACAAAGCTAATAGAATAACGGTAAATTATAAGGAATTTAATAATCAATATAGTGATCAAGGTGATATGAACCCAATAGATTGGATCGATTTCATACAACTAGATTAA
- a CDS encoding dienelactone hydrolase family protein, giving the protein METRRTQLFNLLGERSKSERISAELINVENRQGFVLESLMLHLNGIETVPAYFAKPLNAVEPLPTVIFNHSHGGNFDQGKEELLTSSSYLQSPSFVEEIIELGFAVCSIDMWGFNQRKGKQESELVKEMLLDGQTLWGMRLFDNMALLDYLETRPDVNPDRIGAIGMSMGGLMSWWLAALDERIKVTVDIAAQVDIETLKQKRGLDHHGFYFYVPGFLKHFSTLEVQEMIAPRPRLSMIGKDDRMCPIEGAEFLNEQLKKTYEQQCVPQNWEGRILTGGHQETKEMRSLWKTFLKKHL; this is encoded by the coding sequence ATAGAGACAAGGCGTACACAACTTTTCAATTTGTTAGGAGAACGTTCAAAATCGGAAAGGATATCTGCTGAATTAATAAATGTAGAAAATAGGCAGGGGTTTGTTTTAGAAAGTTTAATGTTGCATTTAAATGGCATTGAAACCGTCCCTGCTTATTTTGCTAAACCATTAAATGCCGTTGAACCTTTACCAACGGTTATCTTTAATCATTCACATGGCGGCAATTTTGACCAAGGGAAAGAAGAACTCTTAACTAGCAGCTCTTATTTGCAAAGTCCTTCCTTCGTAGAAGAGATAATCGAACTTGGGTTTGCGGTTTGTTCGATTGATATGTGGGGCTTTAACCAACGCAAAGGGAAACAAGAAAGTGAATTGGTAAAGGAAATGCTGTTAGATGGCCAAACTTTGTGGGGAATGCGGCTATTCGATAATATGGCCTTGTTAGACTATCTTGAAACTCGCCCCGATGTCAACCCTGACAGAATTGGTGCAATTGGCATGTCCATGGGAGGATTAATGAGTTGGTGGCTGGCCGCACTAGATGAGCGTATAAAGGTGACAGTAGATATAGCAGCACAAGTCGATATTGAAACATTAAAACAGAAACGTGGTTTAGATCATCATGGATTCTATTTTTATGTTCCTGGATTTCTAAAACATTTTTCTACATTAGAAGTTCAAGAAATGATTGCCCCAAGACCACGCCTCAGTATGATTGGTAAGGATGATCGAATGTGTCCCATTGAAGGTGCAGAATTTTTAAACGAACAACTGAAAAAAACGTATGAACAACAATGTGTTCCTCAAAATTGGGAAGGCAGAATTCTTACAGGCGGACATCAAGAGACAAAGGAAATGAGATCATTATGGAAAACATTCTTAAAGAAACACCTTTAA
- a CDS encoding glycoside hydrolase family 28 protein: MSTYNITEFGAYNDGSSCTQSIQKAIDEAHKNGGGQVVIPSGEFLSGALFLKDNIELHLSAGATLKFSDQQKDYPVVVSRWEGVVREVYASCIYAEDAKNISITGFGTIDGNGENWWHIFRNDRENLAYPRPKLISFDGCEHITIRDVSLINSPSWTVNPIRCHNVTIDNLSIINPADSPNTDGIDPESCKNVRISNCHIDVGDDCIAIKAGTEDTAERVSCENITITNCTMVHGHGAVVFGSEMSGDIRNVTISNCTFQDTDRGIRLKSRRGRGGIVEDIRIDNIVMERVMCPFILNLYYFCGPKGKDKYVWDKNPYPITKETPSFRRIHFSNITARNVHASAGFIYGLAEQYVSEITFNNIDISMAENAIPGKPAMMAGIEDMNNRGFYVGFAKDILFNRVTIEKHEGPAFHVEYSEDVEITHCKSKNTKAEEVLLKEVGVV; encoded by the coding sequence ATGAGCACATACAATATTACGGAATTTGGAGCATACAACGATGGGAGTTCATGCACCCAATCTATTCAAAAGGCTATCGACGAAGCACATAAAAATGGAGGCGGACAAGTCGTAATTCCGTCAGGAGAATTTTTATCAGGTGCTTTATTTTTAAAAGATAATATTGAATTACACTTGTCTGCAGGAGCTACCCTGAAATTTTCGGATCAACAAAAGGACTATCCAGTGGTAGTTTCTCGTTGGGAAGGTGTTGTGCGAGAGGTATATGCGTCTTGTATCTATGCAGAAGATGCAAAAAATATTTCTATTACTGGTTTCGGCACGATTGATGGCAATGGTGAGAATTGGTGGCATATTTTTCGAAATGACCGAGAAAACCTGGCTTATCCACGGCCAAAATTGATTAGTTTTGATGGATGTGAGCACATCACCATACGAGATGTATCCTTAATCAACTCACCTAGCTGGACCGTGAATCCGATTCGTTGTCACAATGTAACAATCGATAATCTTTCTATTATTAATCCAGCAGATTCACCTAACACAGATGGGATTGACCCGGAATCTTGTAAAAACGTAAGAATCAGCAACTGTCACATTGATGTAGGAGATGACTGTATCGCGATTAAAGCTGGTACAGAAGATACTGCTGAAAGGGTATCTTGTGAGAACATTACCATTACAAACTGTACGATGGTTCATGGCCATGGGGCAGTGGTATTTGGCAGTGAGATGAGTGGTGATATCCGGAATGTTACGATTAGTAACTGTACCTTCCAGGATACAGATCGGGGAATTCGATTGAAATCACGACGCGGTCGCGGAGGAATTGTGGAGGATATCCGAATTGACAATATTGTCATGGAAAGGGTAATGTGTCCATTTATATTGAACTTGTATTACTTCTGTGGACCTAAAGGAAAGGATAAATATGTCTGGGATAAAAATCCATACCCAATAACAAAAGAAACGCCATCCTTTAGAAGAATACACTTTTCTAATATTACGGCCCGAAATGTCCATGCTTCAGCAGGATTTATCTATGGCTTAGCTGAGCAATACGTCTCCGAAATTACATTTAATAACATTGATATTTCTATGGCAGAAAATGCGATTCCCGGGAAACCAGCGATGATGGCAGGAATAGAGGATATGAATAATCGCGGTTTTTATGTAGGTTTTGCGAAAGACATCCTATTTAACCGAGTAACCATTGAGAAACATGAAGGTCCAGCATTCCATGTCGAATATAGTGAGGATGTCGAGATTACCCATTGCAAGTCTAAAAATACAAAAGCTGAAGAAGTACTTCTTAAGGAAGTAGGGGTAGTGTGA
- a CDS encoding glycoside hydrolase family 105 protein produces MKWSVKTANSIIEKLPRLYEDKGYKGKWSYDYGVIFKGFERVWKQTGEQKYFNYIKENMDYFIQEDGSIKGYRLDEYNIDHINNGKMLFVLYKETGEEKYKKAAELLRSQLETHPRTSEGAFWHKQIYPYQIWLDGLYMGSPFYAEYQTTFANGEGLEDIVRQFKISYQHLLDEKTGLLYHAWDEKKVQPWANKETGLSENFWGRSMGWYLLALVDTLEILPENTPDRDFLVQITEKTLKALVNYQDEASGVWYQVPDKGHEKGNYLEASCSSMFVCAIARGIRLGVLDQQEWEGQLKKSHQGLLNEFVLLTKEGWVNLNKNCQVAGLGGDDQRDGTYTYYISEPIICNDQKGLGAFLQALAEFEEVIIEE; encoded by the coding sequence ATGAAATGGTCCGTTAAAACAGCAAATTCAATTATTGAAAAACTTCCTCGTTTATATGAGGACAAAGGCTATAAAGGAAAGTGGTCCTATGATTATGGAGTGATATTTAAAGGGTTTGAAAGAGTCTGGAAGCAAACGGGAGAACAAAAGTATTTTAACTATATAAAGGAAAACATGGATTACTTTATCCAAGAAGATGGGTCCATTAAAGGGTATCGTCTAGACGAATATAATATCGATCATATCAATAATGGGAAAATGTTATTTGTCCTATACAAAGAAACAGGAGAGGAAAAGTATAAAAAAGCTGCTGAATTATTACGCAGCCAGCTCGAAACACACCCTAGAACATCTGAAGGTGCATTTTGGCATAAACAAATTTATCCTTATCAAATTTGGCTTGATGGTTTGTACATGGGCTCACCTTTTTATGCAGAGTATCAAACAACGTTTGCAAATGGAGAAGGTTTAGAAGATATCGTTCGTCAGTTTAAGATTAGTTATCAACATTTACTAGATGAAAAGACAGGGCTTTTATATCATGCTTGGGATGAAAAAAAGGTTCAGCCATGGGCGAATAAAGAAACTGGTTTGTCTGAGAACTTCTGGGGCCGCTCGATGGGTTGGTATTTATTAGCGTTAGTAGATACTTTAGAAATCTTGCCAGAAAATACGCCAGATCGAGACTTTCTTGTACAAATAACAGAGAAAACATTAAAGGCACTAGTAAACTACCAAGATGAAGCAAGTGGGGTCTGGTATCAAGTACCAGATAAGGGACATGAAAAGGGTAATTACTTAGAAGCTTCATGCAGCAGCATGTTTGTATGTGCAATAGCAAGAGGAATTCGTCTGGGTGTTTTAGATCAGCAAGAATGGGAAGGACAATTAAAGAAATCACATCAAGGATTATTGAATGAATTTGTTTTACTAACGAAAGAAGGCTGGGTGAATTTAAATAAGAACTGTCAGGTTGCTGGACTGGGCGGCGATGATCAACGGGATGGTACCTATACTTATTACATTAGTGAACCGATTATTTGTAATGACCAAAAAGGGTTAGGTGCGTTTTTACAAGCTTTAGCTGAATTTGAAGAAGTAATCATTGAGGAGTAA
- a CDS encoding extracellular solute-binding protein, translated as MQRRIGMKKQKVSKLASVSLAGALLLAGCSSTASTDKNSSKKEDKNSKTEISWLNILHTASPPTDTVLDQIEKKTNTEIKFSWIPDASKEERLNTALASDSLADIVTLTILENSSVRNALKSGMFWNVEDYLDEFPNLKAISKDIRVSASIEGKLYGIPFQKDLARNGVVIRKDWLDKVGLAVPTTTEELMEVAKAFTEKDPDGNGKNDTTGFMDRSDLIFGAFKTLGSYYGTPNNWQVDKKGNFTAEFETDGYIKTMDYMKELYENGWINKDFAVTAKTDQQQNFAQGKAGIYVGALFDAKNLQTMAAGIQDNMELSLVNDMTSDSNSERAIWSAGNGIGGLLAFPRSEVKDEAELKRLLKFVNDLLEPETYTLMTYGIEGTHYKLNDEGAYEIINQDLWQQEVQPFASSRPKENGYGLKDPNPIKALADEMIAENAKHAVFNPAVPLESPTYTTQGSELQKIITDATYQYILGEISLDDFKKAVKSWNDQGGKTIKEEYKAAYNEAK; from the coding sequence ATGCAAAGGAGAATTGGGATGAAAAAACAAAAGGTATCAAAGTTAGCCAGTGTTAGTTTAGCAGGTGCGCTTCTATTAGCAGGGTGCAGCAGTACAGCTTCTACGGACAAAAATTCCTCAAAGAAAGAAGACAAAAACAGTAAAACAGAAATTTCCTGGTTAAATATTTTGCACACAGCTTCACCACCGACAGATACAGTGTTAGACCAAATTGAGAAAAAAACAAATACAGAAATTAAATTTTCTTGGATTCCAGACGCTTCAAAAGAGGAACGTCTTAATACAGCATTAGCTTCAGATTCATTAGCTGATATTGTTACGTTAACGATTTTGGAAAATTCTTCAGTACGTAATGCATTGAAATCAGGGATGTTCTGGAATGTAGAGGATTATTTAGATGAGTTTCCTAACTTAAAAGCGATTTCGAAAGATATTCGAGTTTCAGCTTCAATCGAAGGTAAGCTTTATGGGATACCTTTCCAAAAAGACCTAGCGCGTAACGGTGTCGTCATCCGTAAAGATTGGTTAGATAAAGTAGGATTAGCTGTTCCTACAACAACAGAAGAATTAATGGAAGTAGCGAAAGCGTTTACAGAAAAAGATCCTGATGGTAATGGGAAAAATGATACGACCGGATTTATGGATCGCAGTGATTTAATTTTTGGTGCTTTCAAAACATTAGGTTCATACTACGGTACTCCAAATAATTGGCAGGTGGATAAGAAGGGCAACTTTACAGCTGAGTTTGAAACAGATGGCTATATTAAAACGATGGACTATATGAAAGAGTTATATGAAAATGGCTGGATTAACAAAGACTTTGCTGTAACCGCAAAAACTGATCAGCAGCAAAACTTTGCTCAAGGCAAGGCAGGTATTTATGTTGGTGCCTTATTTGACGCTAAAAATCTGCAAACAATGGCAGCTGGTATTCAAGATAATATGGAACTTTCCTTAGTCAATGATATGACATCTGATTCTAATTCTGAACGAGCCATTTGGTCTGCAGGTAATGGTATTGGAGGATTATTAGCATTCCCACGCTCAGAAGTAAAGGATGAAGCAGAATTAAAACGTCTTTTGAAATTTGTTAATGATTTATTAGAGCCTGAAACCTATACGTTAATGACCTATGGAATTGAAGGTACACATTATAAACTCAATGATGAAGGTGCCTATGAAATTATTAATCAGGATTTATGGCAGCAAGAAGTTCAGCCATTTGCCTCTTCACGTCCGAAAGAAAACGGTTATGGTCTAAAAGATCCTAACCCAATTAAAGCTCTGGCAGATGAAATGATTGCTGAAAACGCAAAACATGCTGTCTTTAATCCAGCCGTTCCTTTAGAATCACCAACCTACACCACACAAGGATCGGAATTACAAAAGATTATTACGGATGCTACTTATCAGTACATTTTAGGTGAAATCTCTCTTGATGATTTTAAGAAAGCAGTTAAAAGTTGGAATGACCAAGGCGGAAAAACAATAAAAGAGGAATATAAAGCAGCGTATAACGAGGCAAAATAA